Below is a window of Hyphomonas neptunium ATCC 15444 DNA.
ATGCCTATGACGGCCTTCAGGCCCCGCTGGATGTGGTGGAAAACGGTGTGCGGCTCACGCGCTTCTTCAACATCGAGGATTCACGCGCGCAAGGCATTGAACTGGAAGCGCTGTGGACGCCTACGGATCAACTCCGCATCATGGCGAGCTATGCCTATAACGACTCCGAGATACGCAATGCCTGCTGCTTCATCGACGTTGTGGACCCGCTTGGCCTGCAACCCGGCGCCCAGCCCGTTGGCCCGATCGATGCCAACGGCAACCAGCCGCAGAACCTGAAAGGCCAGACATTGCCCCGCACGGTGCCTCACAAGCTGGGCCTCAATGCCAGCTATGACATTCCGCTGGGCTCGATTGGCGACCTGACGGTTTCGGGCAACTATTCCTGGCAGGACGCAACCTATCACGGCGTCTTCAACCGGTCGTACACGGAAACCCCGGCGTTCGATCAGGTTGACCTCATCGGTGTCTGGAAAAGCCCGCAGGATCGTTACCGTGTGGTCGGCTACGTCAAGAACGTGTTCGATGAGCAGGGCTATGACGGGGCAACCGGCACGCAGACGGCCATTCCGGCTGGCGGCTTTGCCAATACGCTCTACCTGACCCCGCCGCGCACCTATGGCGTTCAGTTGCAGATGAGCTTCTGATCCACAGGGCATGGAACACGCCGTGACCCGCAAGGCAGGAAAATTACCCTGGGCGACGAAGCTCATCTACGGGGTTGGAACCATCGCGTTCGGTATCAAGGACCATGGTTTCAACGCCCTGCTGATGATCTACTACAATCAGGTAATGGGCCTGCCTGCGGCCTGGGTTGGCACCGCGATCATGTTGGCCATGGTCGTGGATGCCATCCTGGACCCGGTGGTCGGGCAATGGTCTGACAGCCTGCGGAGCAAATGGGGGCGGCGCCATCCGTTCATGTATGCTTCGGTCATTCCGGTCGGGATATTCTACCTGCTGCTCTGGTTCCCGCCCGCTGACGCCTCGCACCTCATCCTGTTTGCCTATCTTCTGATCATGACGACCATAACGCGCACATTCATCGGCGTGTATGAAATTCCGTCCACGGCGCTCCTGGCCGAGTTCACCCAGAACTATCACGAGCGCACAGAGCTAGTGTCCTACCGGTATTTCTTCGGCGTGGCCGGGGGCATTCTGATGGGGATCTTCGTGTTCACCGCCATCTTTGCCGATGACGCAACGGCCGAAGGCGGCCTGCTCGACAGTGCCGGCTATCACACCTATGCGTGGATTGCAGCGCCCCTGATGGCCACTGCCATCTTTGCCTCCACCATCGGCACGCATAACCGCATCTCCAGCCTTGTCATACTTCCGCCACCAGAGCGCAAACCGCTGATCCAGACGATGCGGGAAATGTTTGCCACCCTGTTTCATCGGGTCAACGCACCGATCTTCATCGGCAGCATTTTCGGCTCGATGGCGGGGGGCCTGAACGCGGCCCTGACCATCTATATGCAGGCTTACTTCTGGGAGCTGAGCAGCGATCAGATCGCCCTGCTCACCTCGGCCGGGCTGCTCGGCGTCATTCTGGCGCTGGTGATCGCCCTGCCCCTGTCCAAGGCCTTCGGCAAGAAATGGACGACCCTCGTTCTGTTTGCTGTGACGCTCGCGGGCATTGTCACGCCGGTGCTGCTGCGTCTTGGCGAAATGTTTCCGGTCAATGGCGACCCGGCCCTTGTGCCCATCCTCTTCGCGTTTCAGGCGCTCGTTGCCATGTCGGTCGTTGCCGCCGCCATCCTGACAGCCTCGATGATTGCCGACGCCACCGATCAGATCCAGCTCTCCACGGGCCGCCAGTCGGAGGGTCTTCTGTTTTCTGCGTCCACCTTCATCGGGAAAACTGTGTCAGGCATGGGCGTTCTGGTGTCGGGGCTGCTGCTCGCCTTTGTCGGCTTTCCAGATGACGCAAAACCGGGCGCTGTTGCGCTCTCGACGATAAACGACCTGGCACTGGGCCTGACACTTGCAACATTCGTGTTCACGTCCACGGCGCTCGTCATCATGAGCTTTTATCCTGTAACGAAGAAGGATCACGAATCAGCCGTTGAAACATTGGCCCGCAAAAGGGCCGAACAACTTTGACGGCACCGCGTTCCACCCTAGAATACCCGCAAGACCACACTGACCCCCGGCAAGAGAGTTGTAATGGCCAAAACCCCTAAAACGGAAAAGCCGGAACCTGCTCAGGGGGATACGGCTTCGGAGATCAAATATCCGAGGCGGACCGAGCGGCGCAGGCGCACACGCCTCAAGATACTTGAGGTGGCCGTCCGGCAGTTCAGCAAATCGGGGTTCTCGGCAACCACGATGCAGAATATTGCCGACGAGGCGGATATTCACGTCACCACGCTGTTCATGCACTTTAATTCCAAGAACGAGCTGGCCACCAGTCTGGCCAATGACGCGGTCGACAGACTTCGGGACCGTGTCCTTGCGGCCCGCGGCTCCAGGCCGTTCTTTGAGTTTTTCCGCGAAGAAGCCCTTACCTATGCCGCCAACCGGCGCAGTGTTTCCCAGCCTGACGCGGCGCTCTGGAACAACTTGCGTAAGGATCAGGAACTGGCATTCGCCTGGACATCCTACGAATACGGACAAAAGGGTTTGTACGCTGAATATATTGCCAGTGAATATGACATCGACCGAACCACCAGCTATCTCGCCGATCTGATCGCCGCGCTCGTTGTGGAATGTCTTATCCTGCCTCATGAAAGATGGGCGCAGGCGCCCGGCAAGCGCAATCTCGCCGAGGAAATCGAGCAAGCGGTCAATCTTACGGAACGCGCCGCCAAGCATATGCTCAAGGCCAGAGACCCCAGCGCCTGATCCCTGCGCCAATACAATCCGTAAAAAAACTGAGCGGCCAACCAGAGTCACCTGTGGATTAACGCAGGTTTTTGGTTCATATATAAAACCGCTCAAATCAATCTGAGGACACTGGCAGTCGATGACGGAAGCCCCTTATAAAGCACCCGCCCTGGAAAAGGGCCTCGATATTCTCGAATGCCTTGCCAGCCTGCGCACGCCTCAATCCATTTCCGACATTGCACGGAACATCGGCCGCTCCCGCAGCGAGATTTACCGCATGGTCGTCGTACTGGAAATGCGCGGCTATGTGGAGCGCACCGAAGACCCCGAAAAACTGCAAC
It encodes the following:
- a CDS encoding TetR/AcrR family transcriptional regulator, whose translation is MAKTPKTEKPEPAQGDTASEIKYPRRTERRRRTRLKILEVAVRQFSKSGFSATTMQNIADEADIHVTTLFMHFNSKNELATSLANDAVDRLRDRVLAARGSRPFFEFFREEALTYAANRRSVSQPDAALWNNLRKDQELAFAWTSYEYGQKGLYAEYIASEYDIDRTTSYLADLIAALVVECLILPHERWAQAPGKRNLAEEIEQAVNLTERAAKHMLKARDPSA
- a CDS encoding MFS transporter; this encodes MEHAVTRKAGKLPWATKLIYGVGTIAFGIKDHGFNALLMIYYNQVMGLPAAWVGTAIMLAMVVDAILDPVVGQWSDSLRSKWGRRHPFMYASVIPVGIFYLLLWFPPADASHLILFAYLLIMTTITRTFIGVYEIPSTALLAEFTQNYHERTELVSYRYFFGVAGGILMGIFVFTAIFADDATAEGGLLDSAGYHTYAWIAAPLMATAIFASTIGTHNRISSLVILPPPERKPLIQTMREMFATLFHRVNAPIFIGSIFGSMAGGLNAALTIYMQAYFWELSSDQIALLTSAGLLGVILALVIALPLSKAFGKKWTTLVLFAVTLAGIVTPVLLRLGEMFPVNGDPALVPILFAFQALVAMSVVAAAILTASMIADATDQIQLSTGRQSEGLLFSASTFIGKTVSGMGVLVSGLLLAFVGFPDDAKPGAVALSTINDLALGLTLATFVFTSTALVIMSFYPVTKKDHESAVETLARKRAEQL